In the Candidatus Chlamydia sanziniae genome, GTTGTTGCAGGAATAAAATTATTTTTATGTAGAAGAGCTTTATATTTTGGCATAACAGCTCCTAATAATGTCTCTAAGGATTGGATATCTTCAGGAGAGAGCCTAGGACCGCAATCTGGAGCACAGTGTCGATTTTTGTCTAGCAGCTCTAAAGTTCCTCTTTTTATTGTAAAATATAGATCTGCAAAAGGACTAAGCTCGGGAGAAATATCAAGTGCTAAAGGAGCATGACGGTTTTTTATTAAAAAGTCTTTAAGAAACCTTCCTGATTTAAAAAATTTTTTTTGAATAGCAAGTTTTTGATGTAGTACTGTCCAAGTACATAAAGAAAGGAGAAGTAAACAAAAGAAAATTCCCTTTCCAAAGATGTCTGCTTCTCTGTAAGCCTGAATAATGGGATTGTGAGCAATTTGTAGCATGTAAAATTCTTTACTTATAAAGAAGACTTTAAAATAAAAATAATCCTAACAAATTTCTGGTATAGAGCCAAGCAGGTTTTGTTAAAGAAATTGATCAAATGAATTATAAAGTTTAATTGATAATTCGGGTATAATTGTTTACTCGATTTAGAAAATCAAGGTGTTATTTTGAATAAGATCAAAACACATTGTCAAAATGTATTTATAGTGCTCCTTCTTTCTCTTCCTGTGTTATGTCAAAGTAACTCAGTAGTTCATGCCCGAGAAACTATGCAAGTAGAATCCTCGACAGAAGCGGAATTCCTTGCTGAGAATTCGCATATTTCAGGAAAAAATCCTTTTAAAGTGGGAATTAAAATTACCGCTCCTCAAGGTAGTCACATCTATTGGAAAAACCCCGGAGAGCTGGGGAGCCCTTTAAAGATTTCATGGATGTTACCTAAAGGCTTTGTAGTTCAGGAAGAACATTGGCCCGCGCCTAAGGTATTTGAAGCACAGGGAACCACATTCTTTGGCTACGAAGATTCTACCCTGATTGTTGCGGATATTCTTCCTCCTAAGGATTTACAGCTCAATCAAACGATAGAATTGAAAGCTCATGTGGAATGGTTGGCATGTGGAGCTCAGTGCTTCCCAGGGAATGCAGATTTACAGTTATTCCTCTCCTATATAGAGGAGGGAGTCCCTTCTCCTGACAAAAGTAGGGAATTTGCTCAAACACTGCTTTCTCAACCGCGTATTCTTAAAAAAAACCAGGCAGTGCGCATAGTGCGAGAAAAAGAGGGTGAGCTAATTTTAAATATTACCACACAAATAGAAAAACAAGGGTCAAAAGTTTGGTTTGTTCCTGACCAGGCAGGAAGCCCTTTTGCTTATGCAGAGACTACAATGTATCCTGAGCATGGCGGCTCTGCATGGAAGTTGAAAGTAAAAACACCTCTAGATAGCTGGAATCAACAAAAACTGGAAGGAGTTTTATTATTTACAGATAACAATGGCTATCCTGTGGAATCATTAATGATTCGTAGTTCAGTAACCAATAGGCAGATAACAAGTGCGGCTTCGGGATTATGGAATGGTTTGACGATTCTTGTAATGGCATTTTTGGGTGGTCTTCTCCTCAATATTATGCCATGCGTATTACCTTTAATTACACTTAAAGTGTATGCTTTGATTAAGTCTGCGGGAGAGCATCGCTCTTCAGTGATTGCAAATAGTCTAGGGTTCACCCTTGGTATTGTAGGTTGTTTCTGGGCTTTAGCCGGAGTGGCTTCTTTAATGAAGGCGCTCGGTCATCACATTGGTTGGGGATTTCAATTGCAAGAACCAATGTTTGTTGCTGTCTTAATCGTGGTCTTTTTCCTTTTTGCATTAAGTTCTCTAGGATTATTTGAGATGGGGACTGTCTTTGCTAATCTTGGGGGAAAACTACAGACTCCTGAAAGGAAAGTAGCAGAAAATAAGATAGTCAGTTCTTTCTTTAATGGGGTTTTGGCTACCTTAGTCACCACTCCATGTACAGGACCCTTTTTGGGATCTGTATTGGGATTAGTCATGTCACTTTCTTTTGTTAAGCAATTGTTGATTTTCTCTTTGATGGGATTGGGGATGGCTTCACCTTATTTAGTCTTCTCTGTATTTCCTAAAATGCTTTCTATACTTCCGAAACCAGGAAATTGGATGAGTACATTTAAACAACTGACAGGATTTATGTTATTAGGAACGGTAACCTGGCTTGTATGGATTTTTGGGGTTGAGACCAGTACAACAGCCGTTGTTATTCTACTTGCAGGATTATGGCTTACTGGCCTGGGTGCATGGATCCTAGGGCGTTGGGGAACTCCTGTTTCACCAAAAGGACACAGGGTATGTGCTTCTGTAATATTTTTTGGTTTTGTTGCTGGAGCTTTATCTGTAGGTTTTGTTGCTTCAAATTATTTTGTCTCTAAAGATACGGCTATTATGAGTGAGGAAGATTCATGGCAGCCGTTCTCTTTAGAAAGGCTTGCTGAGTTGCGACGACAGGGCCATCCTGTTTTTGTAAATTTTACTGCCAAATGGTGTTTGACTTGCCAGATGAACAAACCTATTTTATATGGCAATGCTGTGCAACAAATGTTTAAAGACAAAGGTGTAGTTACGTTGGAAGCAGATTGGACACGTAAGGATCCTGGGATCACTCAAGAACTCGCTCGTTTAGGTAGGGCAAGTGTTCCTTCCTATGTTTATTACCCTGCAGATCAGGCAACGCCGATTATTCTTCCTGAGAAAATCACACAAGATTTTTTACAAAATCTTCTAGCATCTCAAATAGTAAGTTAATCTTTTAAAATGTGAGCATTTTCCACAAGAGAATAGGCAGAGTTTAGAGCAGCACACGATGTCTTTTTCTTTGTATAAATCCCAGAGTGTTTAGAGAAGAGCCGAAGATAATTAACGATTTTCTTCTTTAATGAAGATATTCTTAAAGGTGTATAGTTTATGCGTTATTTAGCTTTATAGTTAGGAAAGAAATACAAGCTTGAGAAAGGACAAAATATGGTTTTAGTTGATGCCCATCTTCATCTTGCTGACGATGCTTTTTGTAAAGATATCGATGTTGTGTTACGTCGTGCTCAGGATAGCGGAGTTTCACACGTTGTAAATGTAACAACTACAGCTGAAGAGTTAGCGAGGTCATTTGTTTATTCTGAGCGCTTCTCTGCGATTCAGTTTTCCCATGTTGCAGGTACGCCTCCTCAGGATGCTCAACAAGATATAGAATCTAATTTTAGGCACTTCTATGAAGCAGCACATGCAGGCAAGTTGGCAGCTATTGGTGAGATCGGCTTAGATTATAGGTTTGTTAACAATGAGGCTGCAATTTTAAGACAGAAGGAGGTTTTACGACGTTACCTAAATCTCGCTCTTGAATGTGATTTACCTCTTGTGATTCATTGTCGTGATGTTTTTGACGATTTTTTCCATATCTTAGATCGTTATTATTCTTCCGACTCTCGAGCACGTCCTGGTATGCTGCATTGTTTTACAGGGAATCTTAAAGAAGCCCATGAGCTACTTGCGCGGGGATGGTTCCTTTCTATAAGTGG is a window encoding:
- a CDS encoding MotA/TolQ/ExbB proton channel family protein, which gives rise to MLQIAHNPIIQAYREADIFGKGIFFCLLLLSLCTWTVLHQKLAIQKKFFKSGRFLKDFLIKNRHAPLALDISPELSPFADLYFTIKRGTLELLDKNRHCAPDCGPRLSPEDIQSLETLLGAVMPKYKALLHKNNFIPATTISLAPFLGLLGTVWGILIAFSQINLGGMGNTTIMEGLATALGTTIVGLFVAIPSLIAFNYLRAHSSQLISEIEQIAYLLLNSIEVKYRHTNL
- a CDS encoding protein-disulfide reductase DsbD family protein; translation: MNKIKTHCQNVFIVLLLSLPVLCQSNSVVHARETMQVESSTEAEFLAENSHISGKNPFKVGIKITAPQGSHIYWKNPGELGSPLKISWMLPKGFVVQEEHWPAPKVFEAQGTTFFGYEDSTLIVADILPPKDLQLNQTIELKAHVEWLACGAQCFPGNADLQLFLSYIEEGVPSPDKSREFAQTLLSQPRILKKNQAVRIVREKEGELILNITTQIEKQGSKVWFVPDQAGSPFAYAETTMYPEHGGSAWKLKVKTPLDSWNQQKLEGVLLFTDNNGYPVESLMIRSSVTNRQITSAASGLWNGLTILVMAFLGGLLLNIMPCVLPLITLKVYALIKSAGEHRSSVIANSLGFTLGIVGCFWALAGVASLMKALGHHIGWGFQLQEPMFVAVLIVVFFLFALSSLGLFEMGTVFANLGGKLQTPERKVAENKIVSSFFNGVLATLVTTPCTGPFLGSVLGLVMSLSFVKQLLIFSLMGLGMASPYLVFSVFPKMLSILPKPGNWMSTFKQLTGFMLLGTVTWLVWIFGVETSTTAVVILLAGLWLTGLGAWILGRWGTPVSPKGHRVCASVIFFGFVAGALSVGFVASNYFVSKDTAIMSEEDSWQPFSLERLAELRRQGHPVFVNFTAKWCLTCQMNKPILYGNAVQQMFKDKGVVTLEADWTRKDPGITQELARLGRASVPSYVYYPADQATPIILPEKITQDFLQNLLASQIVS
- a CDS encoding TatD family hydrolase translates to MVLVDAHLHLADDAFCKDIDVVLRRAQDSGVSHVVNVTTTAEELARSFVYSERFSAIQFSHVAGTPPQDAQQDIESNFRHFYEAAHAGKLAAIGEIGLDYRFVNNEAAILRQKEVLRRYLNLALECDLPLVIHCRDVFDDFFHILDRYYSSDSRARPGMLHCFTGNLKEAHELLARGWFLSISGIVTFKNAQNLRDIVTEIPSNHLLIETDAPFLAPSPHRGKKNEPAYILHTINTVAQLKQVSSEEMRALVHSNLLRFL